A stretch of Candidatus Rokuibacteriota bacterium DNA encodes these proteins:
- a CDS encoding heme-binding protein → MSHVEPTCRLTEAGAAAIMAAAVAQAHALGIPMSVAIVDAGCHLLLFTRTGGGKPHTVRIAQAKARAAASNRLPSGKTGSTGHELTDFGALALTLAAGPEIYAGFPGGLPIVAGGQCVGGIGVSGGTGEQDVEVARAGLEAFAPGP, encoded by the coding sequence ATGAGTCACGTCGAGCCCACGTGTCGCCTCACCGAGGCCGGCGCCGCCGCCATCATGGCGGCCGCCGTCGCTCAGGCCCATGCCCTGGGCATTCCCATGTCCGTGGCCATCGTGGACGCCGGCTGCCACCTGCTCCTCTTCACGCGCACGGGCGGCGGCAAGCCCCACACCGTGCGCATCGCCCAGGCCAAGGCGCGCGCCGCGGCCTCGAACCGGCTGCCCAGCGGCAAGACCGGCTCCACGGGCCACGAGCTGACCGACTTCGGCGCGCTGGCATTGACCCTGGCGGCGGGGCCCGAGATCTACGCCGGCTTCCCCGGCGGGCTGCCCATCGTGGCCGGGGGGCAGTGCGTGGGCGGCATCGGCGTGAGCGGCGGCACGGGAGAGCAGGACGTGGAGGTCGCGCGCGCCGGCCTGGAGGCCTTCGCGCCCGGCCCATAG
- a CDS encoding M23 family metallopeptidase encodes MARSGVRFWVLLVVVSVLVIVGGLSFLAWRQNVPSIRAELTPPLRHIGLRTPLGITLTAARGGIESAELRLVQGQGRAVLARQSFAGGALQQRIQLTVDGSGLGLREGAATLEVFARDGFWRPLRVDDRPVLTVPVTLDLTPPALEVISSTRYLAQGGGGLVVFRARGGARLGVNVGGIFLPAYPVGQPEAGLYAAMVALPWEAPPSAPIAVTAQDEAGNTTSRPVPAEIKPRRFPDGVVELKPEFLAAKLPELLPGRGAIPPEQVLAAFLTVNRDLRRTAEQTKRELAARTAPSPLWQGAFLQPRNTKVFSNFAEARVYRYGGRDVDAQVHLGYDLASVKQSVVPAANAGRVVFAGPLTIYGNTVVVDHGLGLMTLYGHLSTIGVKDGDGVQKGQELGRSGATGLALGDHLHYEVLIHGISVTPLEWWDGKWIRDHIGRPLREANVALLEADQPAATADAEPAAAPIRRLRPRRAR; translated from the coding sequence GTGGCTCGCTCCGGCGTGCGATTCTGGGTCCTGTTGGTCGTCGTCTCCGTGCTCGTGATCGTCGGCGGCCTCTCCTTCCTGGCGTGGAGGCAGAACGTGCCCAGTATCCGCGCCGAGCTGACACCGCCGCTGCGCCACATCGGCCTCAGGACGCCGCTCGGCATCACCCTCACTGCCGCGCGCGGCGGCATCGAGTCGGCCGAGTTGCGGCTCGTCCAGGGGCAGGGCCGCGCCGTCCTGGCGCGCCAGAGCTTCGCGGGCGGCGCCCTCCAGCAGCGCATCCAGCTCACGGTCGACGGCTCGGGACTCGGCCTGCGCGAGGGCGCGGCCACGCTCGAGGTGTTCGCGCGCGACGGCTTCTGGCGGCCGCTCCGCGTGGACGACCGGCCCGTGCTCACGGTGCCGGTCACGCTCGACCTCACGCCCCCCGCGCTGGAGGTCATCTCGAGCACGCGCTACCTGGCCCAGGGGGGCGGGGGCCTCGTGGTCTTCCGCGCCAGGGGAGGCGCCCGGCTCGGCGTCAACGTGGGCGGCATCTTCCTGCCCGCCTACCCCGTGGGCCAGCCGGAAGCGGGACTCTACGCCGCCATGGTGGCCCTGCCCTGGGAGGCGCCCCCGTCGGCCCCCATCGCGGTGACGGCGCAGGACGAGGCCGGCAACACCACCTCTCGACCGGTCCCGGCCGAGATCAAGCCCCGGCGCTTCCCGGACGGCGTCGTCGAGCTCAAGCCGGAGTTTCTCGCGGCCAAGCTGCCCGAGCTCTTGCCGGGGCGCGGCGCCATCCCGCCCGAGCAAGTGCTGGCCGCCTTCCTCACCGTGAACCGGGACCTGCGCCGGACGGCCGAGCAGACCAAGCGGGAGCTGGCGGCGCGGACCGCGCCAAGCCCGCTGTGGCAAGGGGCCTTCCTCCAGCCGCGCAACACCAAGGTCTTCTCCAACTTCGCCGAGGCGCGCGTGTACCGCTACGGTGGCCGGGACGTGGACGCTCAGGTGCACCTGGGTTATGACCTGGCCTCGGTGAAGCAGAGCGTGGTGCCCGCGGCCAATGCCGGGCGGGTGGTCTTCGCCGGGCCGCTCACGATCTACGGCAACACCGTGGTCGTGGACCACGGCCTGGGCCTCATGACGCTCTACGGGCATCTGTCCACCATCGGCGTCAAGGACGGCGACGGGGTGCAGAAGGGCCAGGAGCTGGGCCGCTCGGGGGCCACCGGGCTCGCCCTGGGCGATCACCTCCACTACGAGGTCCTCATCCACGGGATCTCGGTGACGCCGCTCGAGTGGTGGGACGGCAAGTGGATCCGCGACCACATCGGCCGACCGCTCCGCGAGGCCAACGTCGCGCTCCTCGAGGCCGATCAGCCCGCCGCCACCGCCGATGCGGAGCCTGCCGCCGCCCCGATCCGGAGGCTTCGACCGCGGCGGGCGCGCTGA
- the nuoL gene encoding NADH-quinone oxidoreductase subunit L, with translation MSRLVWLIPLFPLLGTLLNALFGRLIGHRAHWIAVPALGASFLAACAVFARVQGGETYTGDLFPWIAAGSFKTAITVQVDPLSAVMLLVVTGVGFLIHLYSAGYMHGDDGYARFFTYLNLFVFSMVMLVLAGNFLLLYVFWEAVGLCSYLLIGFWYQKQSASDAGKKAFIVNRVGDFGFGLGIMLIWTTFGTLDYGEVFARADASVSVPTYTAIALLLFAGACGKSAQLPLYTWLPDAMEGPTPVSALIHAATMVTAGVYMVARCHKLFEMAPVSLEVVAWVGGLTAVFAATIGLVQTDIKRVLAYSTISQLGYMFVGVGVGAYAAGIFHLVTHAFFKALLFLGAGSVIHGLSGEQDLRRMGRLAPRMPATAITFVVGAAGLAGLPPLAGFFSKDEILAATAHEEHTLLFLLLLAGAFMTAFYTFRLVFLAFFGASRMSHESARHVHESPAVMTVPLAALAALTAVAGLALGWPSAHGTAFARFLAPVFPVEEAAHGSAVVAASVAVAVGGVLLAWLMYGRRPVRAEEIAAPKHAIHSLLLHKYYVDELYDALFVRPLFALCRWCARVFDLGLIDGAVNGIGRGVVAWAQGLRRIQTGFVMNYALGMLVGAVAVVAFLLSR, from the coding sequence ATGTCACGACTCGTCTGGCTGATCCCGCTCTTCCCGCTCCTCGGCACGCTCCTGAACGCGCTCTTCGGCCGGCTCATCGGACACCGCGCCCACTGGATCGCCGTGCCCGCGCTGGGCGCCTCCTTCCTCGCCGCCTGCGCCGTCTTCGCGCGGGTGCAGGGCGGGGAGACCTACACCGGCGATCTCTTCCCCTGGATCGCGGCCGGCAGCTTCAAGACCGCCATCACCGTGCAGGTGGACCCGCTCTCGGCCGTCATGCTCCTGGTGGTGACGGGCGTGGGGTTCCTCATCCACCTCTACTCCGCCGGCTACATGCACGGCGACGACGGCTACGCCCGCTTCTTCACCTACCTGAACCTCTTCGTCTTCTCCATGGTGATGCTGGTGCTGGCGGGGAACTTCCTCCTCCTCTACGTCTTCTGGGAGGCGGTCGGGCTCTGCTCCTACCTGCTCATCGGCTTCTGGTACCAGAAGCAGTCGGCCTCGGATGCCGGCAAGAAGGCCTTCATCGTCAACCGCGTCGGCGACTTCGGCTTCGGCCTGGGCATCATGCTCATCTGGACCACGTTCGGCACGCTCGACTACGGGGAGGTCTTCGCCAGGGCCGACGCCAGCGTGAGCGTGCCGACCTACACGGCCATCGCGCTGCTGCTCTTCGCCGGCGCGTGCGGGAAGTCGGCGCAGCTGCCGCTGTACACCTGGCTTCCCGACGCCATGGAAGGGCCGACGCCCGTCTCGGCGCTGATCCACGCCGCCACGATGGTGACGGCGGGGGTCTACATGGTGGCGCGCTGCCACAAGCTCTTCGAGATGGCGCCCGTCTCGCTGGAGGTCGTCGCCTGGGTCGGCGGGCTCACGGCGGTGTTCGCCGCCACCATCGGCCTGGTCCAGACTGACATCAAGCGGGTGCTGGCCTACTCGACCATCAGTCAGCTCGGTTACATGTTCGTCGGCGTGGGGGTGGGCGCCTACGCGGCGGGCATCTTCCACCTCGTGACGCACGCCTTCTTCAAGGCGCTGCTCTTCCTGGGCGCCGGCAGCGTGATCCACGGCCTCTCCGGGGAACAGGACCTGCGGCGGATGGGCCGGCTCGCGCCGCGGATGCCGGCGACGGCCATCACCTTCGTCGTGGGCGCGGCCGGGCTGGCCGGGCTGCCGCCGCTGGCGGGCTTCTTCTCCAAGGACGAGATCCTGGCCGCCACCGCCCACGAGGAGCACACGCTGCTCTTCCTCCTGCTCCTGGCCGGCGCGTTCATGACGGCCTTCTACACCTTCCGCCTCGTCTTCCTGGCCTTCTTCGGCGCCTCGCGCATGTCCCACGAGAGCGCGCGCCACGTCCACGAGTCGCCGGCCGTGATGACCGTGCCGCTGGCAGCGCTGGCAGCGCTGACCGCGGTGGCCGGCCTCGCGCTGGGCTGGCCGTCTGCTCACGGGACCGCCTTCGCGCGCTTCCTGGCGCCGGTGTTCCCCGTGGAGGAGGCGGCCCACGGCTCGGCCGTGGTGGCGGCCTCGGTGGCGGTCGCGGTGGGCGGAGTGCTGCTCGCCTGGCTCATGTACGGCCGCCGGCCGGTCCGTGCCGAGGAGATCGCGGCCCCGAAGCACGCCATCCATTCGCTGCTCCTGCACAAGTACTACGTGGACGAGCTGTACGACGCCCTCTTCGTCCGGCCGCTCTTCGCGCTCTGCCGCTGGTGCGCGCGAGTGTTCGACCTCGGCCTGATCGACGGGGCGGTGAACGGCATCGGGCGGGGGGTCGTGGCCTGGGCGCAGGGGTTGCGCCGGATCCAGACCGGCTTCGTCATGAACTACGCGCTCGGCATGCTCGTGGGGGCCGTGGCCGTCGTGGCCTTCCTCCTCTCCCGCTGA
- a CDS encoding methyltransferase domain-containing protein: protein MRWLSPVPRAADALELLDGPASFPDRRRSLLDVARLNGLFGGRRVTLAQVKRLLARLPADRTVTILDLGTGAGDIPVALVRWARRVRRPVRVYALDRDAATLRVARDLVGPHPEIVLVQADAMALPLRPGAVDVVISALTLHHLEPAAATRCLAVMDEAARVGIVVNDLSRSRAAWALVWLATRFLARSPLSRHDGPLSVLRAYTAEELRALGARAGLGRVEIRRYPPLLRHCLVKAKAP, encoded by the coding sequence ATGCGCTGGCTGTCGCCGGTGCCGCGAGCGGCGGACGCGCTCGAGCTGCTGGACGGGCCGGCGTCCTTCCCGGACCGTCGCCGGAGCCTCCTGGACGTGGCGCGGCTCAACGGCCTCTTCGGCGGCCGGCGCGTCACCCTGGCGCAGGTCAAGCGGCTCCTGGCGCGCCTGCCCGCGGACCGGACGGTCACCATCCTCGACCTCGGGACCGGGGCGGGCGACATCCCCGTGGCGCTGGTCCGCTGGGCCCGGCGCGTCCGCCGGCCCGTGCGCGTGTACGCCCTCGACCGCGACGCGGCCACCCTGCGCGTCGCCCGCGACCTCGTCGGGCCCCATCCCGAGATCGTGCTCGTGCAGGCCGACGCCATGGCCCTGCCTCTCCGTCCCGGCGCCGTGGACGTCGTGATCTCCGCCCTCACGCTCCACCACCTCGAGCCCGCCGCCGCCACCCGCTGCCTCGCGGTCATGGACGAGGCGGCCCGCGTCGGCATCGTCGTGAACGACCTCTCCCGGAGCCGCGCGGCGTGGGCGCTGGTCTGGCTGGCGACGCGCTTCCTCGCCAGGAGCCCGCTGTCGCGACACGACGGACCGCTCTCGGTGCTGCGCGCGTACACCGCGGAGGAGCTCCGCGCACTCGGCGCCCGCGCCGGGCTTGGGCGCGTCGAGATCCGGCGCTACCCGCCGCTGCTGCGGCACTGCCTCGTGAAGGCCAAGGCGCCGTGA
- a CDS encoding NADH-quinone oxidoreductase subunit N, which translates to MSPTLVLPVISFRAIAPVTVVAAAACLLLLLDLLPTRGRKDHLGVVGLAGVVLSMILTLSLWGSDERAFNGMVRLDGFALFFDLVIGFATGLVLLLSLDYLRRQGMESGEFYILVLFAAVGMMLMAAAGDLIVVFLGLEIMSLSLYVLAGWFVGRLEAGEAAMKYFLLGAFASGFFLYGIALIFGATGSTNLDRIGVAVGAGAGRDPLLLIGLGLLVVGFGFKISSVPFHMWASDVYQGAPTSVTALIATGSKAAAFAALLRVLLSAMRAAQPDWTMLMWWLAVLSMTVGNVVALAQQNIKRMLAYSSIAHVGYILVGVVAGGALGGGSVLFYLLVYTFTTAGAFGVILLLEREGREAVEVGDLAGLATRHPVLALAFSVFLLSLTGIPPMAGFVGKFYLFGAAVRTGYVWLAVIGVLNSAIAAYYYLRLIVYMYMRDPAGAPTVLVPSFPAGLALAVALWGVVQLGVLPAPFLDLAQAAVLPLLR; encoded by the coding sequence GTGAGCCCGACCCTCGTCCTGCCCGTCATCAGTTTCCGCGCCATCGCGCCGGTCACGGTGGTGGCGGCGGCCGCCTGCCTCCTGCTGCTCCTCGATCTCCTGCCGACGCGGGGCCGCAAGGACCACCTGGGCGTCGTGGGGCTGGCGGGCGTCGTCCTGTCCATGATCCTCACGCTGAGCCTCTGGGGGTCCGACGAGCGGGCGTTCAACGGCATGGTGCGGCTCGACGGCTTCGCCCTCTTCTTCGACCTCGTCATCGGCTTCGCCACCGGGCTCGTGCTGCTGCTCTCACTCGACTACCTGCGGCGCCAGGGGATGGAGTCGGGCGAGTTCTACATCCTCGTCCTCTTCGCGGCCGTCGGCATGATGCTCATGGCGGCGGCGGGGGACCTCATCGTGGTCTTCCTGGGCCTCGAGATCATGTCGCTGTCGCTCTACGTCCTGGCCGGCTGGTTCGTGGGGCGGCTCGAGGCGGGCGAGGCCGCCATGAAGTACTTCCTCCTCGGCGCCTTCGCGTCGGGCTTCTTCCTCTACGGCATCGCGCTCATCTTCGGCGCCACGGGCTCGACCAACCTCGACCGGATCGGCGTGGCGGTGGGGGCGGGCGCCGGGCGCGACCCGCTGCTGCTGATCGGGCTCGGGCTCCTGGTGGTGGGCTTCGGCTTCAAGATCTCCTCGGTGCCCTTCCACATGTGGGCCTCGGATGTGTACCAGGGCGCGCCGACCTCCGTGACCGCGCTCATCGCCACCGGCTCCAAGGCGGCGGCCTTCGCCGCGCTCCTCCGCGTGCTCCTCTCCGCAATGCGGGCGGCCCAGCCCGACTGGACGATGCTGATGTGGTGGCTCGCCGTGCTCAGCATGACGGTGGGCAACGTCGTCGCCCTCGCCCAGCAGAACATCAAGCGGATGCTCGCCTACTCCTCCATCGCGCACGTGGGCTACATCCTCGTGGGCGTGGTGGCGGGCGGGGCGCTGGGCGGCGGCAGCGTGCTCTTCTACCTGCTCGTCTATACCTTCACCACCGCGGGGGCCTTCGGCGTCATCCTGCTCCTCGAGCGGGAGGGGCGGGAGGCGGTGGAGGTGGGCGACCTGGCGGGTCTCGCCACGCGGCACCCGGTGCTGGCGCTCGCCTTCTCCGTGTTCCTGCTCTCGCTGACCGGCATCCCGCCCATGGCAGGCTTCGTCGGGAAGTTCTACCTCTTCGGGGCAGCCGTGCGAACCGGGTACGTGTGGCTCGCCGTGATCGGCGTGCTCAACTCGGCCATCGCCGCCTACTACTACCTCCGGCTGATCGTCTACATGTACATGCGCGACCCCGCGGGCGCCCCGACCGTCCTGGTCCCGTCCTTCCCGGCGGGGCTCGCGCTGGCCGTCGCCCTGTGGGGCGTGGTGCAGCTCGGGGTGCTGCCCGCGCCCTTCCTCGATCTGGCCCAGGCGGCCGTCCTCCCGCTGCTCCGGTAG
- a CDS encoding gamma carbonic anhydrase family protein has product MPLFSFEGKAPRIHSTAFIAPTASIIGDVTIEENASVWYNAVVRADFNAIVIRRGANVQDCAVIHVTPVAGVEIGAGATVGHLCTIHAAQIGEEALIGNSATVLDGARIGARAMVGAGSLVTPGTEIPDGMLALGAPCKVRGPLAGTPAERWVQVNPAGYQALAQRHRTGVRPT; this is encoded by the coding sequence ATGCCGCTCTTCTCGTTCGAGGGCAAGGCCCCGCGGATCCACTCCACCGCCTTCATCGCCCCGACGGCGTCCATCATCGGGGACGTGACGATCGAGGAGAACGCCTCGGTCTGGTACAACGCCGTGGTCCGCGCCGACTTCAACGCCATCGTCATCCGCCGGGGCGCCAACGTGCAGGACTGCGCGGTGATCCACGTCACGCCCGTGGCCGGCGTGGAGATCGGGGCCGGCGCCACCGTGGGGCACCTCTGCACCATCCACGCGGCGCAGATCGGGGAGGAGGCGCTCATCGGCAACAGCGCCACGGTGCTGGACGGCGCGCGCATCGGCGCGCGGGCCATGGTGGGCGCGGGCTCGCTCGTGACCCCGGGCACGGAGATCCCCGACGGGATGCTCGCGCTCGGGGCGCCGTGCAAGGTCCGGGGCCCGCTGGCCGGCACTCCCGCCGAGCGCTGGGTGCAAGTCAACCCGGCCGGCTACCAGGCCCTGGCCCAGCGCCACCGCACCGGCGTCAGGCCCACCTGA
- a CDS encoding type III polyketide synthase, protein MSPPRIVAAATSVPAHRFDQETLLRIAGYTDAQRAGFFANSQIEGRHLYLESDVFTPDETLDQLQKRFARGALQLGAEAVRRAVERAGWGLTDVDFLATTTCTGRLCPSLDARLIAQLGLKPSVQRVHVGDTGCASAMVALQQAHNHLRAFPRHRAVIVAVELCSTAYYLDSRLESAVAHAIFADGAGAVALATTGDGPAIVELRTIFRSEHLPAMGFEFPGGRLRVVLSKDVRRIGGAMMQEMAETLMAAQGLKREDVRHYVLHSAGRRVIEQARRLMDLDESQVAHSRRVLRHFGNMSSATVVFVLEDVLRTAAPTPGDWGLMIALGPGFAAEGALLRW, encoded by the coding sequence ATGAGCCCGCCGAGGATCGTCGCGGCGGCGACATCGGTTCCGGCGCACCGCTTCGATCAGGAGACGCTCCTGCGGATCGCCGGCTACACCGACGCGCAGCGGGCCGGCTTCTTCGCCAACAGCCAGATCGAGGGGCGGCACCTCTACCTGGAGTCGGACGTCTTCACCCCCGACGAGACCCTCGACCAGCTCCAGAAGCGCTTCGCGCGCGGCGCGCTCCAGCTGGGGGCGGAGGCGGTGCGGCGGGCGGTCGAGCGCGCCGGGTGGGGGCTGACGGACGTGGACTTCCTCGCCACGACCACGTGCACGGGCCGGCTCTGCCCGAGCCTCGACGCGCGGCTCATCGCCCAGCTCGGACTCAAGCCCTCCGTCCAGCGCGTGCACGTCGGCGACACGGGCTGCGCCAGCGCCATGGTGGCGCTCCAGCAGGCGCACAATCACCTGCGGGCCTTCCCGCGCCACCGCGCGGTCATCGTGGCGGTGGAGCTCTGCTCGACGGCCTACTATCTCGACAGCCGCCTCGAGAGCGCCGTGGCGCATGCCATCTTCGCCGACGGCGCTGGCGCCGTGGCGCTGGCGACGACGGGCGACGGCCCGGCCATCGTCGAGCTGCGGACCATCTTCCGCTCGGAGCACCTGCCGGCCATGGGCTTCGAGTTTCCGGGCGGACGTCTGCGCGTGGTGCTGTCCAAGGACGTGCGGCGGATCGGCGGCGCCATGATGCAGGAGATGGCCGAGACGCTCATGGCCGCCCAGGGGCTCAAGCGGGAGGACGTGCGCCACTACGTCCTGCACTCGGCCGGCCGCCGCGTCATCGAGCAGGCGCGCCGGCTCATGGACCTCGACGAGAGCCAGGTCGCCCACTCGCGCCGGGTCCTCCGGCACTTCGGCAACATGTCCTCGGCGACGGTGGTGTTCGTCCTCGAGGACGTCCTCCGCACGGCCGCCCCGACGCCCGGCGACTGGGGCCTGATGATCGCGCTGGGCCCGGGGTTCGCGGCGGAGGGCGCCCTCCTGCGCTGGTAG
- a CDS encoding NAD(P)/FAD-dependent oxidoreductase: MTRDVDVTIVGAGPAGSATAILLAERGWTVRLLDKATFPRPKVCGEYLSPEASRILDRLGVLKDVDAAPAQMLPGMRIIAPDGTRLDGEYRAAGPWRAYRQHALALPREKLDAILLNRARSFPVEVGERRRVTGLLVEGDRVVGVRAEDPDGRRWEARSRLVVGADGRGSVVARQLGLVRARRLKRMALVRHVEGLTGFDGCGEIYVDPPDYAILNPVAPGQVNLSLVVPFVHAVAFRGRMEAFFDARLKQLRHLDMRLEGMRPAGRLRVLGPLAYRIVAPRHAGVALVGDAAGFLDPFTGDGLFTALRSAEFLAEAAHAALGEGPVSAQALVPYWRARRRAFGAKERVTRGLQVVIAHRRLANLAAHLLASRPALLGTLMGVIGDFVPPGELLRPSLLRRAR; the protein is encoded by the coding sequence GTGACCCGCGACGTCGACGTCACCATCGTCGGGGCCGGACCCGCCGGCAGCGCGACGGCGATCCTGCTGGCCGAGCGCGGCTGGACCGTGCGGCTGCTCGACAAGGCCACCTTTCCGAGGCCGAAGGTGTGCGGCGAGTACCTGTCGCCCGAGGCCTCGCGGATCCTGGACCGCCTCGGCGTCCTCAAGGACGTCGACGCCGCCCCCGCCCAGATGCTTCCGGGCATGCGGATCATCGCTCCCGACGGCACGCGGCTGGATGGCGAGTATCGGGCGGCCGGGCCCTGGCGCGCCTATCGCCAGCACGCTCTCGCCCTGCCGCGCGAGAAGCTGGACGCGATCCTGCTGAACCGGGCCCGGAGCTTCCCGGTGGAGGTGGGTGAGCGCCGGCGCGTGACCGGGCTCCTCGTGGAGGGCGACCGCGTGGTCGGGGTGCGCGCCGAGGATCCTGACGGCCGCCGCTGGGAGGCGAGGAGCCGGCTCGTGGTGGGCGCCGACGGTCGCGGCTCCGTCGTCGCCAGGCAGCTCGGGCTCGTCCGGGCGCGGCGCCTGAAACGCATGGCGCTCGTCAGGCACGTGGAGGGTCTCACGGGCTTCGACGGCTGCGGCGAGATCTACGTGGATCCGCCCGACTATGCCATCCTCAACCCGGTCGCCCCCGGGCAGGTCAACCTGAGCCTGGTGGTGCCGTTCGTCCACGCCGTGGCCTTCCGCGGGCGCATGGAGGCCTTCTTCGACGCGCGGCTCAAGCAGCTGCGCCACCTGGACATGCGCCTCGAGGGCATGCGCCCGGCGGGGCGGCTGCGGGTCCTCGGTCCGCTGGCCTACCGGATCGTGGCGCCGCGCCATGCCGGCGTGGCGCTGGTGGGTGATGCGGCGGGCTTCCTCGATCCGTTCACGGGAGACGGGCTCTTCACCGCGCTGCGCTCCGCCGAGTTCCTGGCGGAGGCGGCTCACGCTGCGCTCGGCGAGGGGCCGGTCTCGGCGCAAGCGCTGGTCCCCTACTGGCGGGCCCGCCGCCGCGCCTTCGGCGCGAAGGAGCGCGTCACGCGTGGGCTGCAGGTGGTGATCGCGCATCGGCGCCTTGCCAACCTGGCCGCCCACCTCCTGGCCAGCCGCCCGGCGCTGCTGGGGACGCTCATGGGCGTGATCGGCGACTTCGTGCCGCCCGGGGAGCTGCTGCGCCCCTCCCTCCTGCGCCGCGCCCGCTGA
- a CDS encoding NADH-quinone oxidoreductase subunit M: MLLSTVTFLPVAGAVVIALLPRAQERLARSLALLTTLAAFVISLPLYTGFDAGQAGYQFVERGDWMPSLGITYHLGIDGISLLLVLLTTFLMPLAVLSSWHSIERRWKEFAVTMLLLETGMLGVFVALDLFLFYVFWEAMLIPMYLIIGIWGGTNRVYAALKFVLYTLAGSVLMLVAILALYFQHGAATGIYTFDLPVLARYLVPAGLGQNLLFLAFALAFAIKVPMFPFHTWLPDAHVEAPTAGSVILAGVLLKMGTYGFLRFCLPLFPQASLAFAPWIVALAIVGIIYGAWVSTVQPDLKKLVAYSSVSHLGFVMLGLFVFNAQGLVGGIIQMVNHGLSTGALFLLVGMIYERRHTRLIADFGGLWKVMPAYSALFLIVALSSLGLPGLNGFVGEFLILVGAFQWNVTVAALATTGIIFAAVYLLWMYQRVVFGEVTREENRRLADLSAREWVVLLPVLALIVWIGVYPAPFTGVTEASVQALLAQVHAKAAATAALVPR, translated from the coding sequence ATGCTGCTGTCCACCGTCACGTTCCTGCCGGTCGCGGGCGCGGTCGTCATCGCGCTCCTGCCGCGGGCCCAGGAGCGGCTGGCGCGCTCCCTGGCGCTCCTGACGACCCTGGCGGCCTTCGTCATCTCGCTCCCGCTCTACACCGGGTTCGACGCGGGGCAGGCCGGCTACCAGTTCGTCGAGCGCGGGGACTGGATGCCCTCCCTGGGCATCACCTATCACCTGGGCATCGACGGGATCAGCCTGCTGCTCGTGCTCCTCACGACCTTCCTGATGCCGCTGGCGGTCCTGTCGTCCTGGCACTCCATCGAGCGCCGGTGGAAGGAGTTCGCCGTCACCATGCTGCTGCTGGAGACGGGGATGCTCGGCGTCTTCGTGGCGCTGGACCTCTTCCTCTTCTACGTCTTCTGGGAGGCCATGCTGATCCCGATGTACCTGATCATCGGGATCTGGGGCGGCACGAACCGCGTCTACGCGGCCCTTAAGTTCGTCCTCTACACCCTGGCGGGCTCGGTGCTGATGCTGGTCGCCATCCTGGCCCTGTACTTCCAGCACGGCGCCGCCACCGGGATCTACACCTTCGACCTGCCCGTGCTGGCCCGCTACCTCGTGCCGGCGGGGCTCGGCCAGAACCTCCTCTTCCTCGCCTTCGCGCTGGCCTTCGCCATCAAGGTGCCGATGTTCCCCTTCCACACCTGGCTGCCGGACGCCCACGTGGAGGCGCCGACGGCGGGCAGCGTGATCCTGGCGGGCGTGCTGCTGAAGATGGGCACCTACGGATTCCTGCGGTTCTGCCTGCCGCTCTTCCCGCAGGCGAGCCTGGCCTTCGCCCCCTGGATCGTCGCCCTGGCGATCGTCGGCATCATCTACGGTGCCTGGGTCTCCACCGTCCAGCCGGACCTGAAGAAGCTCGTGGCGTATTCCAGCGTGAGCCACCTGGGCTTCGTGATGCTCGGCCTGTTCGTGTTCAACGCCCAGGGACTGGTGGGCGGCATCATCCAGATGGTGAACCACGGCCTCAGCACGGGGGCGCTCTTCCTCCTGGTAGGGATGATCTACGAGCGACGTCACACGCGGCTCATCGCCGACTTCGGCGGGCTCTGGAAGGTGATGCCCGCCTACAGCGCCCTCTTCCTGATCGTGGCGCTGTCCTCGCTGGGGCTGCCGGGCCTCAACGGCTTCGTGGGCGAGTTCCTGATCCTCGTCGGCGCCTTCCAGTGGAACGTGACGGTGGCGGCGCTGGCCACCACCGGCATCATCTTCGCCGCGGTGTACCTGTTGTGGATGTACCAGCGCGTCGTCTTCGGCGAGGTGACGCGGGAGGAGAACCGCCGTCTGGCCGACCTCTCGGCGCGCGAGTGGGTCGTGCTGCTGCCGGTGCTGGCGCTCATCGTGTGGATCGGCGTCTACCCGGCGCCCTTCACCGGGGTGACCGAGGCGAGCGTGCAGGCCCTCCTCGCCCAGGTGCATGCCAAGGCCGCCGCCACCGCCGCCCTGGTGCCGCGGTGA